Proteins from one Pseudomonas grandcourensis genomic window:
- a CDS encoding AraC family transcriptional regulator, producing MYTLTRSASLTDYERVARSVGLDPFRMLRLAKLPTSVLDDPNIMISSDSVGWLLEESARLSGQVAFGLLLAETRQLSNFGMLALLIREEPTLRAALQSCFRYTRLHNAGVQLWLEDAGDLTLLYVGVNMQGHHGVWRQAIEMATGIMLRTLSVLSGHTFRPVRVGFTHERPVSLEVHHRVLGTTIEFSREFNAIVCRRRDLDMPIPTADPALHREIKRSLDMQLANLREEPAQRVRQIVKMLLPSGLCSVDGVAQHLGMHRRTLNRHLATEGESVTTIINGVRAELAEEYLANSKRRLYEVAELLGFSSAGDFSRWFRKQFGKTPSDWAAAYRKNKATTSSL from the coding sequence ATGTACACCCTGACGCGAAGTGCCAGCCTTACCGACTATGAGCGGGTTGCCCGTTCAGTGGGACTCGACCCCTTTCGCATGCTGCGGCTGGCCAAGCTGCCGACCAGTGTCCTCGACGATCCAAACATCATGATCAGCAGCGACTCGGTGGGTTGGCTCTTGGAGGAGTCAGCCCGTCTCTCCGGCCAGGTGGCTTTCGGACTGCTGCTCGCGGAAACCCGGCAGCTGTCCAACTTTGGCATGCTCGCGCTGCTCATCCGCGAAGAGCCAACGCTTCGCGCAGCGTTGCAATCCTGCTTTCGCTATACGCGTTTGCATAACGCAGGGGTGCAATTGTGGCTCGAGGATGCAGGCGACCTGACCCTGCTGTATGTGGGTGTGAACATGCAGGGTCATCATGGCGTCTGGCGCCAGGCGATTGAAATGGCAACCGGCATCATGCTTCGGACGTTGAGCGTTCTGAGCGGCCATACCTTCCGGCCGGTAAGGGTCGGTTTTACTCACGAGCGACCTGTCAGCCTGGAAGTGCACCACCGCGTGTTGGGTACAACTATCGAGTTTTCCCGGGAATTCAATGCCATCGTTTGCCGCCGGCGCGATCTGGACATGCCCATTCCCACGGCCGACCCCGCGTTGCATCGAGAGATAAAGCGATCGCTGGACATGCAGTTGGCCAACCTGCGTGAGGAACCGGCGCAGCGGGTACGCCAGATCGTCAAGATGCTGCTGCCAAGCGGACTGTGCTCTGTCGATGGGGTTGCCCAACATCTTGGCATGCATCGACGCACCCTTAACCGACACCTGGCAACCGAGGGCGAGAGTGTCACAACGATCATCAATGGGGTGCGTGCGGAACTCGCCGAAGAGTATCTGGCCAACAGCAAGCGCCGCTTGTACGAGGTCGCCGAACTGCTTGGTTTTTCCTCGGCCGGTGACTTTTCACGCTGGTTCCGCAAACAGTTTGGCAAGACACCCTCGGATTGGGCCGCCGCCTACCGAAAGAATAAGGCGACAACATCTTCGCTTTAA
- a CDS encoding RelA/SpoT domain-containing protein produces MSVSPDKLIANNLQHLIQSELDRIGLLCRVFSRAKSVESIEKKINKSAGKYTPTGKKIQDAFGVRVALYFPDDQAVAMDVLKNSFNYDEHSSTIDTPNGSVFTANRCNLIFKLPPEISENSTLLDSYDVLDDTFEVQIRTVLSEGWHEVEHDLRYKCQDDWSGYSDLGRALNGIFATLETSDWGMMKLFETLAYRHYKAGEWSQMVRTKFRLRSESDLSKEVVDKLKLYPETGKKIFRINREIFLSRIIKNKVELPINADNIIYIGNYLYAGNTEILDITPQRILRILENSGLEQFGRARAEA; encoded by the coding sequence ATGTCCGTTTCTCCTGACAAATTGATTGCCAACAATCTCCAGCACTTAATCCAGTCCGAGCTTGATAGGATCGGGTTGCTTTGCCGAGTATTTTCGAGAGCTAAAAGTGTTGAATCCATAGAGAAGAAAATCAATAAATCGGCTGGAAAATACACCCCTACCGGCAAGAAGATCCAAGACGCTTTCGGCGTGAGAGTAGCGCTGTATTTCCCTGACGATCAGGCCGTAGCTATGGATGTTTTAAAAAACTCGTTTAACTACGACGAGCACTCCTCCACCATCGATACGCCCAATGGTTCGGTCTTTACCGCGAACCGTTGCAATCTGATATTTAAGCTTCCCCCTGAGATTTCTGAGAACAGTACGCTCTTGGATTCTTATGACGTACTGGACGATACGTTTGAAGTTCAAATTCGAACGGTACTTTCTGAAGGATGGCACGAGGTCGAGCATGATTTGAGGTACAAGTGTCAAGACGACTGGTCTGGGTATTCAGATTTAGGCCGCGCACTTAATGGTATCTTCGCAACTCTTGAGACCTCCGACTGGGGAATGATGAAGCTATTTGAGACCCTAGCCTATCGTCATTATAAAGCTGGCGAATGGAGTCAAATGGTTCGAACCAAGTTTCGATTGAGGTCTGAAAGTGACCTTAGCAAAGAGGTGGTAGATAAGTTAAAGCTCTATCCTGAAACAGGCAAAAAGATCTTTCGGATCAATCGGGAGATTTTCTTGAGCCGAATAATTAAGAACAAGGTCGAGCTTCCAATCAATGCTGACAACATAATTTATATCGGCAATTACCTATACGCAGGTAACACTGAAATCCTCGATATAACACCACAACGTATTTTGCGCATTCTTGAAAATTCCGGCTTAGAGCAGTTTGGGAGAGCTAGAGCTGAAGCTTGA
- a CDS encoding helix-turn-helix transcriptional regulator produces MLHPLSLEEFSGMLGSLYQGPLESIPWSTFLDQLKCSMGAKHATLTLRPPSQHVDGLSINTAGSSAAMSASYNQYFYTLDPFTDLPNRQVVICTEFVSEKDWLESEFYKGFLEPVDVFHILGADINTSLGSKCRIRISRDRASGPFNQQDKEFLASFLPHLERTVILHMCLNRIESERNLYAGAVDKLAVGTIILDQDGKVLQSNRLAQRLLAERDGIELVNDGLQVGTVRDCQEFHKLIDQALLSQKGKNPSLVKAMRVQRPSGRVNLGLIVRRVQQSEWSDGRYCPAVVIFISDPAQKSTALEEIVRSLFDLTPAETHLTFQLANGQTIDEASEELGISRNTARAQLRSIFSKTGVTSQTLLVRLILRSVATLG; encoded by the coding sequence ATGCTACATCCCCTCAGCCTTGAAGAATTCAGCGGCATGCTCGGCAGCCTTTACCAGGGGCCGCTGGAAAGTATTCCCTGGAGCACCTTTCTAGACCAACTCAAATGCTCGATGGGGGCCAAGCACGCCACCCTCACCCTGCGACCGCCGAGCCAGCACGTGGACGGTCTGAGTATCAACACTGCCGGTTCCTCGGCGGCGATGTCAGCGTCCTACAATCAGTACTTCTACACCCTCGACCCCTTCACCGACCTGCCCAATCGCCAAGTCGTCATCTGCACCGAATTCGTTTCCGAGAAGGACTGGCTGGAATCCGAGTTTTACAAGGGGTTCCTGGAACCTGTGGATGTGTTCCATATCCTTGGAGCCGACATCAACACCAGCCTTGGCTCCAAATGCCGGATCCGCATCTCCCGCGATCGCGCCAGCGGGCCATTCAATCAGCAGGACAAGGAGTTTCTTGCCTCGTTCCTGCCGCACCTTGAACGTACAGTCATCCTGCACATGTGCCTCAACCGCATCGAGAGTGAACGCAACCTTTATGCTGGCGCCGTCGACAAACTGGCTGTGGGCACCATCATCCTCGACCAGGACGGAAAGGTCCTGCAGAGCAATCGACTCGCCCAACGCCTGCTGGCGGAAAGGGACGGTATCGAACTGGTCAACGACGGTCTACAAGTGGGGACGGTGCGCGATTGCCAGGAATTCCACAAACTGATCGATCAGGCCTTGCTCTCGCAGAAGGGCAAGAACCCCTCGCTGGTCAAGGCCATGCGCGTGCAACGTCCTTCCGGGCGGGTCAACCTTGGCCTGATCGTGCGCCGCGTGCAGCAAAGCGAATGGAGCGACGGCAGATACTGCCCGGCAGTGGTCATTTTCATCAGCGACCCTGCGCAGAAATCCACCGCCCTTGAAGAAATCGTCCGGTCGCTGTTCGACCTGACGCCTGCCGAAACTCACCTGACCTTTCAGTTAGCCAATGGCCAGACCATTGATGAAGCCTCGGAGGAACTCGGCATCAGCCGCAACACGGCACGTGCGCAACTGCGTTCTATCTTTTCGAAAACCGGGGTCACCAGCCAGACCTTACTGGTGCGCTTGATTCTGCGTAGCGTCGCCACCCTCGGTTAA
- a CDS encoding tyrosine-type recombinase/integrase, whose protein sequence is MNTIARYSHQPWNKGKLVGQKAPLRVRDIWAIRVRLQLAEKTRDLALFNLAIDSKLRACDLTKLRVRDIAHGEHVSSRAIVMQQKTQHPVQFEITEQTRTVLEAWMHRARLRSEDFLFPSRLHASDHLSTRQYARIVKAWVTAIGLDPTMYGTHTLRRTKASLIYRRTKNLRAVQLLLGHTKLESTVRYLGIEVDDALEMAEQTEV, encoded by the coding sequence ATGAACACTATTGCTAGATACAGCCATCAGCCTTGGAACAAGGGAAAGCTTGTCGGGCAGAAAGCTCCGCTTCGAGTCAGAGATATCTGGGCCATTCGAGTAAGACTTCAGCTTGCTGAGAAGACACGTGATTTGGCGCTCTTCAACTTGGCCATCGATAGCAAGCTGCGTGCCTGTGACTTAACCAAGTTGCGAGTCCGAGACATTGCCCACGGGGAGCATGTGTCATCACGGGCCATAGTGATGCAGCAGAAAACTCAGCACCCAGTGCAATTTGAAATCACTGAGCAAACCCGAACGGTTCTGGAGGCTTGGATGCATCGGGCTCGTCTCCGCAGCGAGGACTTCTTGTTCCCGAGCCGATTGCACGCCTCAGACCATCTTTCCACCAGGCAATACGCTCGAATAGTCAAAGCGTGGGTGACAGCCATTGGCCTTGATCCAACCATGTACGGTACCCACACGCTACGGAGAACCAAGGCATCGTTGATCTATCGCAGGACGAAGAACCTGAGAGCTGTCCAACTCCTGCTTGGTCATACGAAGCTTGAAAGCACTGTCAGATACCTGGGAATCGAGGTCGATGATGCCCTGGAAATGGCAGAACAAACGGAGGTCTGA
- a CDS encoding TauD/TfdA family dioxygenase: MRVEQLTCAIGAELLDVNLGDAVRDDDLFNEVYAALLKYKVLFLRDQDLDKLSRCDHEAFARRLGQLESHPMLPSHPEAPGLVQIYKTPENPADRYENAWHCDATWRESPPMGAVLRCIECPPTGGDTMWANMVLAYDKLPMDVKQEIDSLIASHSFNSSFAAAMPKEKRLAMKAQYPDAEHPVVRIHPETGEKVLFVNAYATHFVNYHSQGRVRVGQDYNQKGVDLLKYLISQAYNPEYQVRWRWKKNSVAIWDNRCTQHYAVMDYPPCHRKMERAAIIGDRPY; encoded by the coding sequence ATGCGAGTCGAACAATTGACCTGTGCCATCGGCGCAGAACTGCTCGATGTGAACTTAGGCGACGCAGTGCGCGATGACGACCTATTCAACGAAGTTTACGCAGCGCTATTGAAATACAAGGTGCTCTTCCTGCGTGATCAGGATCTGGACAAACTCTCACGTTGCGATCACGAAGCATTTGCCCGCCGCCTCGGCCAGCTTGAATCCCACCCGATGCTCCCCAGCCATCCGGAGGCTCCCGGTCTGGTGCAAATCTACAAGACTCCGGAAAATCCGGCGGATCGCTACGAGAATGCCTGGCATTGCGACGCTACTTGGCGGGAATCACCTCCGATGGGTGCCGTACTGCGTTGCATTGAGTGCCCTCCTACCGGGGGCGACACCATGTGGGCCAATATGGTGCTTGCTTACGACAAGCTGCCCATGGATGTGAAGCAGGAAATTGACAGTTTGATCGCCAGCCACAGCTTCAATTCCTCCTTCGCCGCCGCCATGCCAAAGGAAAAGCGCCTGGCGATGAAGGCGCAATACCCAGATGCCGAACATCCGGTGGTACGTATACATCCCGAAACAGGCGAGAAGGTATTATTCGTCAATGCCTACGCTACGCATTTCGTCAATTACCACAGCCAGGGACGTGTCCGCGTCGGTCAGGACTACAACCAAAAAGGTGTTGACCTGCTGAAGTACCTGATCAGCCAGGCCTACAATCCCGAGTACCAGGTCCGTTGGCGCTGGAAGAAAAACAGCGTGGCGATATGGGATAACCGCTGCACCCAGCACTATGCCGTGATGGACTATCCGCCTTGCCATCGCAAGATGGAGCGTGCGGCCATTATCGGCGACAGACCCTACTGA
- a CDS encoding alpha/beta hydrolase, whose amino-acid sequence MNTRTATHIDQPLEARPKVDPDDPEAFNHCFAELNGIRMHYIDEGQGPLVILLHGFPYLWYMWRRQIGALVEAGYRVVVPDQRGFGQTDRPDAIEAYDMSQAVGDMVGLMAVLGETSAVIIGHDLGAWVAQAAAMLRPDLFRGLVMLNTPVPPRGKVKPTVGLQAMAKGRVYHHLYFQQLDKPDRELANDPRKTLRSVFYSISGSAIGPDRWRLFVEPGEPILNAFTEPKGEFPSWLSERALDYYVAEYTRTGFTGALNYYRCRDRNWEITAFLDGAVVRQPSLFIGGAADPSLEPVEIRSLYEQIDTYLPGLQKKVLLPGVGHSAAEESADHVNELLLEFLEQMGR is encoded by the coding sequence ATGAACACGCGCACCGCAACTCATATCGACCAGCCGCTCGAGGCAAGGCCGAAAGTGGACCCCGACGACCCAGAGGCATTCAATCACTGTTTCGCCGAACTCAATGGCATTCGCATGCATTACATCGACGAGGGGCAGGGCCCGCTCGTCATCCTGCTGCACGGTTTTCCCTATCTTTGGTACATGTGGCGACGCCAGATCGGCGCATTGGTCGAGGCTGGCTATCGCGTCGTGGTCCCCGATCAACGCGGCTTTGGCCAAACCGATCGACCCGATGCCATTGAAGCCTATGACATGAGTCAGGCGGTCGGCGACATGGTGGGCTTGATGGCGGTGCTGGGTGAAACGTCCGCAGTGATTATCGGCCACGACCTGGGTGCCTGGGTGGCCCAGGCGGCAGCCATGTTGCGGCCGGATTTGTTTCGTGGCCTGGTGATGCTCAACACGCCGGTGCCACCTCGGGGCAAGGTCAAGCCGACCGTAGGTTTGCAGGCCATGGCGAAGGGGCGGGTGTATCACCACCTGTATTTCCAGCAGCTCGACAAACCGGATCGTGAGTTGGCTAATGATCCGCGCAAGACCTTGCGCAGTGTCTTCTACTCGATCTCTGGCAGCGCTATCGGACCTGATCGCTGGCGTCTGTTTGTTGAGCCTGGTGAGCCCATTCTCAATGCTTTCACTGAACCGAAGGGCGAGTTCCCGTCATGGTTGAGCGAACGGGCGCTCGATTACTACGTCGCCGAATACACGCGCACAGGGTTTACCGGTGCTCTGAACTACTACCGCTGTCGCGACCGGAACTGGGAAATCACCGCGTTTCTCGACGGTGCGGTGGTCCGCCAGCCGAGCCTGTTCATCGGTGGTGCTGCCGACCCATCACTCGAACCAGTCGAAATCCGTAGTCTCTACGAGCAGATCGACACCTATTTACCCGGACTACAGAAGAAGGTCCTGCTACCCGGTGTGGGTCATAGCGCGGCGGAAGAAAGTGCCGATCATGTCAACGAATTGCTTCTTGAATTTCTCGAACAGATGGGACGCTAA
- a CDS encoding 3-(methylthio)propionyl-CoA ligase, producing the protein MNGLMMHKPLLISSLIEHADRHHGDTQIVSRRVEGDIHRYTFRDCHRRARQLASALTRLGVQPADRIGTLAWNGHRHLELYYGVSGMGAIVHTINPRLHEDQVAYIANHAEDQYIFFDLTFLPLIKTIAGRCPTVKAFIAMTDQAYMPKDAGIDNLQCYEDLLQRESSDYAWPIFDEEAASTLCYTSGTTGNPKGVLYSHRSSVLHTYAAALPDALNCSAQDVILPVVPMFHINAWGLPYIACMVGAKLVLPGPALDGESLFELLEAERVTLSAGVPTVWQNLLGYLEKTDKRFSSMKRSIIGGAACSPSMLHTFQETYGVAVLHVWGMTELSPIGTVGSLKARHVEMSPIERFAVQSKQGRAVFGVDMKIVDVDGAELPWDGVTAGDLLVRGPWVVRDYFRSGDSSPLLEQAGQRWFPTGDVATIDVDGFMQITDRSKDVIKSGGEWIGSIELETIAMAHPAVSQAACIAAKHAKWDERPLLIVVRKPQATLTREELLAFYESKIAKWWTPDDVIFVDTIPLGATGKIQKNRLREQFGDHLLVKAAG; encoded by the coding sequence ATGAATGGTTTGATGATGCACAAGCCGCTGTTGATCTCCTCGCTCATTGAGCATGCCGACCGCCATCACGGCGATACGCAGATCGTCTCTCGTAGGGTGGAGGGCGATATCCATCGCTACACTTTCCGTGATTGCCACCGTCGCGCGCGCCAATTGGCCAGCGCGCTGACCCGGTTGGGGGTCCAGCCCGCCGACCGGATCGGCACGCTGGCCTGGAACGGCCACCGTCATCTGGAGTTGTACTACGGCGTATCCGGTATGGGTGCCATCGTGCATACCATCAACCCGCGTCTGCATGAAGACCAGGTCGCCTATATCGCCAACCACGCCGAAGACCAGTACATCTTCTTCGACCTGACCTTCTTGCCGTTGATCAAGACCATCGCGGGGCGCTGCCCTACGGTCAAGGCGTTCATCGCCATGACCGATCAAGCGTATATGCCGAAAGACGCCGGCATCGACAACTTGCAGTGCTATGAAGATCTGCTTCAACGGGAATCCTCTGACTATGCCTGGCCGATTTTCGACGAGGAAGCCGCCAGTACGCTCTGCTACACCTCTGGCACGACAGGCAACCCGAAAGGGGTTTTGTACAGTCATCGCTCATCGGTGCTGCACACCTATGCGGCCGCCCTGCCTGACGCCCTGAATTGTTCAGCACAAGATGTGATTTTGCCCGTTGTGCCGATGTTTCATATCAACGCCTGGGGACTTCCCTACATCGCATGCATGGTCGGGGCAAAGCTTGTGCTTCCCGGACCGGCCCTGGACGGAGAATCGCTATTCGAATTGCTTGAAGCCGAGCGGGTGACCTTGTCCGCGGGTGTCCCGACTGTGTGGCAAAACCTCCTTGGTTATCTGGAAAAAACGGACAAGCGATTCTCCAGCATGAAACGCAGCATCATTGGTGGTGCGGCCTGTTCCCCATCCATGCTGCATACCTTTCAGGAAACCTACGGCGTAGCTGTATTGCACGTCTGGGGGATGACTGAATTGAGCCCCATCGGAACGGTCGGCAGCCTGAAGGCCAGGCACGTTGAAATGTCCCCGATAGAACGTTTTGCCGTGCAATCCAAGCAAGGCCGAGCGGTATTCGGCGTCGACATGAAAATCGTTGACGTTGACGGCGCGGAGCTGCCTTGGGATGGGGTGACTGCTGGTGACCTGCTGGTGCGTGGACCTTGGGTGGTACGCGATTATTTCAGGAGCGGGGACAGTTCGCCGCTGCTTGAGCAAGCGGGTCAAAGATGGTTCCCAACCGGCGATGTGGCGACCATCGATGTCGATGGCTTCATGCAGATCACCGATCGCAGCAAAGACGTGATCAAGTCAGGAGGTGAATGGATAGGTTCCATCGAATTGGAAACCATTGCGATGGCCCATCCGGCAGTCTCCCAGGCGGCCTGCATTGCCGCGAAACACGCCAAGTGGGACGAGCGCCCCCTGCTGATCGTTGTCAGGAAACCGCAAGCAACACTGACACGAGAAGAATTGCTCGCCTTTTATGAAAGCAAGATCGCGAAATGGTGGACACCGGATGATGTGATCTTTGTCGACACAATTCCATTAGGTGCCACGGGCAAGATCCAGAAGAACCGTCTTCGAGAGCAATTCGGCGATCATCTGCTGGTTAAAGCTGCTGGCTGA
- a CDS encoding 2,4'-dihydroxyacetophenone dioxygenase family protein, translating to MLYEHVDTAVIDGESLPWIPFTPYAENVLLKYFKLDPIRGEWIVMMKSPIDMQLPKHHHTGTVMVYTIEGQWKYKEHDWVAGPGSIVYETAGSTHTPEVVSTGSIDGYVLTLVQVNGDLAFLDGNDNIVALENWKSGLHRYLAYCEQHDIAPKDLTAFN from the coding sequence ATGCTCTACGAACACGTCGACACCGCCGTCATCGATGGCGAATCCCTGCCATGGATTCCGTTTACCCCTTATGCCGAAAACGTTCTGCTGAAGTACTTCAAGCTTGATCCGATTCGTGGTGAGTGGATTGTCATGATGAAGTCGCCGATCGACATGCAACTGCCCAAGCACCATCACACGGGGACAGTGATGGTCTACACGATCGAAGGCCAGTGGAAATACAAGGAACATGACTGGGTCGCCGGCCCAGGCAGCATCGTATATGAGACGGCTGGATCGACTCACACGCCTGAAGTCGTCAGTACGGGCAGCATAGATGGATACGTACTCACCTTGGTCCAGGTGAATGGCGATCTCGCGTTCTTGGACGGCAACGACAACATCGTCGCGCTCGAAAACTGGAAGTCAGGATTGCATCGCTATCTGGCTTATTGCGAGCAGCATGACATCGCACCGAAAGACCTGACCGCATTCAACTGA
- a CDS encoding IS110 family transposase has protein sequence MKLMRIGVDLAKNVFQIHGVDCHEQPIWRQCLPRDRWLQTVLEKIEPGCEIGMESCGGAHHWARQLQARGFRVRLIAPQFVKPYVKSNKNDANDAEAICEAMSRPSMRFVAIKTIEQQDIQATHRIRAGLIEQRTAKANQIRGLVAEYGLVAPKELLMLRRAIPCWLEEADNGLTVRFRHLLDGLWGDLRTLDERVGELDSEISAIAASEPTAVRLQQLRGVGPMIATALVAAIGDARQFANGRQLAASLGLTPRQHSSGGKDRLLGISKRGDAYLRTLMIHGARSALRTAKFKDDRLSQWAVRLAERSHPNVAAIALANKTARMAWAMLRNGTDYQPDRAAA, from the coding sequence ATGAAGCTTATGCGCATTGGGGTCGACCTGGCCAAGAACGTGTTTCAGATCCACGGAGTGGATTGTCATGAACAACCAATCTGGCGGCAGTGCCTGCCGCGCGATCGCTGGCTGCAAACGGTGCTGGAGAAAATCGAACCCGGCTGTGAAATCGGTATGGAGAGTTGCGGTGGAGCCCATCATTGGGCGCGACAACTACAGGCACGCGGATTTCGGGTGAGGCTGATCGCGCCTCAGTTCGTCAAACCGTACGTCAAGAGCAACAAGAACGACGCCAACGATGCCGAAGCAATCTGTGAAGCCATGAGCCGCCCCAGCATGCGCTTCGTCGCCATCAAGACGATTGAGCAACAGGATATCCAGGCGACGCATCGCATCCGAGCCGGCTTGATCGAACAGCGGACGGCCAAAGCCAATCAGATCCGTGGGCTGGTTGCCGAGTACGGCCTCGTCGCTCCGAAAGAGTTACTGATGCTACGTCGTGCCATACCGTGCTGGTTGGAAGAGGCGGATAACGGTTTGACCGTACGCTTTCGTCATTTACTGGATGGCTTGTGGGGCGACCTTCGCACACTGGATGAACGCGTGGGCGAACTCGACAGCGAGATCTCGGCAATCGCGGCAAGTGAACCAACGGCCGTCCGCTTGCAGCAGCTACGCGGGGTCGGCCCGATGATAGCCACCGCACTCGTTGCTGCCATTGGTGATGCTCGACAGTTTGCCAATGGCCGGCAGTTAGCCGCCTCGCTAGGCCTGACGCCGAGGCAACACAGCTCCGGCGGTAAAGATCGACTGCTGGGCATCAGCAAACGTGGCGATGCTTATCTGCGAACGCTGATGATCCACGGTGCACGATCGGCACTACGCACGGCCAAATTCAAAGACGACCGGCTCAGCCAATGGGCCGTTCGTTTAGCCGAGCGCTCACATCCCAATGTGGCGGCTATTGCGCTCGCCAACAAAACTGCACGCATGGCTTGGGCGATGCTACGCAACGGCACTGATTACCAACCGGATCGGGCAGCGGCCTGA
- a CDS encoding transposase: MRERKSYTASFKAQVVHECEQPVVCVAAIAMSHGINANVVRRWLPLYRDQQAVALPAFIPLKVES, translated from the coding sequence ATGCGTGAACGTAAGTCCTACACAGCATCCTTCAAGGCCCAAGTCGTCCATGAGTGCGAGCAGCCCGTCGTTTGCGTGGCAGCCATCGCGATGAGTCATGGTATCAACGCTAATGTCGTGCGCCGTTGGCTGCCGCTTTACCGTGATCAGCAGGCTGTCGCGCTACCAGCTTTTATCCCTTTGAAAGTCGAATCTTAA
- a CDS encoding DUF1329 domain-containing protein: MHIQHKTLLLSVLLASSFSSVALAKSSPEEAARLGRELTPMGAEKAGNADGSIPAWSGKWRGAPPNLNYAGSGSQYPNPYADEKPLFTITAQNMAQYEGKLSDGQKALFRHYPQTFKMPIYPSHRDFRYSERVESNIAKNAVDAELISDGNGVTNAIGASPFPIPKNGYELMWNLNLPARAWKEDAVYTMALTLSNGERSLESMDYKIYSVWDDPKESVGSSGGVQAYAMVSTLEPARKKGEIILAHTFTDPMASPSQAWQYVPGMRRVRRAPTVAYDTPFGAGGFRVMDEDRLFNGAPDRYEWKLLGKQEMYIPYNNNKLDDPGMKLDQLLATKGHVNPDYMRYELHRVWVLEANLKPGKRHVYGKRRLYIDEDSWIGVLADNYDGKGALWRSNMQTTVYAYDMQGFQARLAMFHDLIAGSYLTDRLLNGQPPARLNSSSFEADYFTTTNLRKLGR; the protein is encoded by the coding sequence ATGCATATTCAGCACAAGACCCTATTGCTCAGCGTGTTGCTTGCCAGCAGTTTCAGCAGCGTCGCACTGGCCAAATCAAGCCCTGAAGAGGCCGCCCGTCTGGGCCGCGAACTCACCCCCATGGGCGCGGAAAAAGCCGGCAATGCCGATGGCAGCATTCCCGCCTGGAGCGGCAAATGGCGCGGTGCACCGCCCAACCTGAACTACGCCGGCAGCGGCAGCCAGTACCCGAATCCCTACGCCGATGAGAAACCGCTGTTCACCATCACGGCACAGAACATGGCGCAATACGAAGGCAAGCTTTCCGACGGCCAGAAAGCCCTGTTCCGGCACTACCCGCAGACGTTCAAGATGCCGATCTACCCCAGCCATCGCGATTTCCGCTACTCGGAAAGGGTCGAGAGCAACATTGCGAAGAATGCTGTCGATGCCGAACTGATCAGCGATGGCAACGGCGTGACCAATGCCATTGGCGCCTCTCCCTTCCCCATCCCGAAAAATGGCTACGAGCTGATGTGGAACCTCAACCTGCCTGCCCGGGCCTGGAAGGAGGACGCCGTCTACACCATGGCCCTTACCCTGTCCAACGGTGAGCGCTCGCTCGAGTCCATGGACTACAAGATCTACTCGGTCTGGGACGACCCCAAGGAAAGCGTCGGTAGCTCCGGCGGCGTACAGGCCTACGCCATGGTGTCCACCCTGGAACCTGCGCGTAAAAAGGGCGAGATCATCCTTGCCCACACGTTCACCGACCCCATGGCCTCTCCATCCCAGGCCTGGCAATACGTTCCTGGCATGCGTCGGGTACGTCGAGCCCCCACCGTGGCCTACGACACCCCCTTCGGTGCCGGTGGCTTTCGCGTGATGGATGAAGACCGCCTGTTCAACGGCGCGCCGGATCGGTACGAGTGGAAGTTGCTCGGCAAACAGGAGATGTATATCCCCTATAACAACAACAAGCTCGACGATCCCGGCATGAAGCTCGACCAGTTGCTGGCTACCAAAGGCCACGTCAATCCCGATTACATGCGTTACGAGTTGCACCGTGTATGGGTTCTGGAAGCCAACCTCAAGCCCGGCAAACGGCACGTCTATGGCAAGCGCAGGCTCTATATCGACGAAGACTCGTGGATCGGCGTGCTGGCCGACAACTACGACGGCAAGGGCGCCCTGTGGCGCAGCAACATGCAGACCACGGTGTACGCCTACGACATGCAGGGCTTCCAGGCGCGCCTCGCGATGTTCCATGACCTGATCGCCGGTTCCTACCTGACCGACCGCCTGCTCAATGGTCAACCCCCCGCTCGCCTGAACAGCAGCAGTTTCGAAGCGGACTATTTCACCACTACCAACCTACGCAAACTTGGGCGCTGA